A single region of the Streptomyces diastaticus subsp. diastaticus genome encodes:
- a CDS encoding DUF6328 family protein: MTMTDPYTCPSCSCGQYTRTAAVGPPQLEEERPETARERVNRKWNEVLQETRVAQTGISILFGFLLSVAFTSLFGELAGLDRGIYVATVVLAALATASLIAPVSLHRFLSGLRVKDELVDAAARLMVCGMVLLALTICGTLLLILRTAVPSLLAEVLVGGVMVWFGLCWYVLPWMIRRRAGRRR; encoded by the coding sequence ATGACCATGACCGACCCGTACACCTGCCCTTCCTGCTCCTGCGGGCAGTACACCCGCACGGCGGCCGTGGGGCCGCCCCAGCTGGAGGAGGAGCGTCCGGAGACGGCCCGGGAGCGGGTCAACCGGAAGTGGAACGAGGTCCTCCAGGAGACGCGGGTCGCGCAGACGGGCATTTCGATCCTCTTCGGCTTCCTGCTGAGCGTCGCCTTCACCTCGCTCTTCGGCGAACTGGCCGGACTCGACCGCGGTATCTACGTCGCCACCGTGGTCCTCGCCGCCCTGGCGACCGCCTCCCTCATCGCCCCCGTCTCCCTCCACCGGTTCCTCTCCGGCCTGCGGGTCAAGGACGAACTGGTCGACGCCGCCGCCCGCCTCATGGTCTGCGGCATGGTCCTGCTCGCCCTCACCATCTGCGGCACGCTGCTGTTGATACTGCGCACCGCCGTCCCGTCGCTGCTGGCCGAGGTGCTGGTGGGCGGCGTGATGGTCTGGTTCGGGCTGTGCTGGTACGTGCTGCCGTGGATGATCCGGCGCCGGGCGGGGCGGAGGCGGTAG
- a CDS encoding NAD(P)/FAD-dependent oxidoreductase — protein MKASKSRDTTSGSGPARILIVGGGCVGMYTALRLRARSRPRETEVVLVTPEPYMTYQPFLPEAAAGSISPRHVVVPLRRVLRGCRLLVGEALAVDHAARTALVRTKATDDEGTGPLAVAYDELVMAPGSVSRTLPVPGLAHHGIGFKTVEEAIGLRNHVLEQMDIASSTRDPALRDAALTFVFVGGGYAGVEALGELEDMARYATRHYHNIRPEDMKWVLVEAADRILPEVGPDMGRYTVRELRRRKVDVRLGTRLESCERRVAVLSDGSRHPTRTLVWTAGVKPHPLLAATDLPRDGRGRLRCTPELSVVGAPHAWAAGDAAAVPDLAVGPVVQEPAAGAGAPAEEDRGSDPDPSARSSAPPGARECAPNAQHAVRQAKVLADNLLASLRGTAPRPYRHGHAGSVASLGLHKGVAYIHGRKLKGYPAWLMHRAYHLGRLPTFNRKARVLAEWTLSGLFKRDIVSLGSLEHPRAEFELAAGSKRPNESF, from the coding sequence GTGAAGGCCTCGAAATCACGGGACACGACCTCCGGCAGCGGACCGGCACGCATCCTCATCGTGGGCGGCGGCTGCGTCGGCATGTACACCGCCCTGCGGCTGCGCGCGAGGAGCAGACCCCGGGAGACGGAGGTCGTCCTCGTCACCCCCGAGCCGTACATGACCTATCAGCCGTTCCTGCCCGAGGCGGCGGCCGGCTCCATCTCGCCGCGACACGTGGTGGTTCCCCTCCGCCGCGTCCTGCGCGGCTGCCGCCTGCTGGTCGGCGAGGCCCTGGCGGTCGACCACGCCGCGCGCACCGCCCTCGTCCGCACCAAGGCCACCGACGACGAGGGCACCGGTCCGCTCGCAGTGGCCTACGACGAACTGGTCATGGCCCCCGGCTCCGTCTCGCGGACCCTGCCCGTCCCCGGCCTCGCCCACCACGGCATCGGCTTCAAGACCGTCGAGGAGGCGATCGGCCTGCGCAACCACGTCCTGGAGCAGATGGACATCGCCTCCTCCACCCGCGATCCCGCCCTCCGCGACGCGGCCCTGACCTTCGTCTTCGTCGGCGGCGGCTACGCGGGCGTGGAGGCGCTCGGCGAGCTGGAGGACATGGCCCGGTACGCCACCCGGCACTACCACAACATCCGGCCCGAGGACATGAAATGGGTCCTGGTCGAGGCCGCCGACCGGATACTGCCCGAAGTCGGCCCGGACATGGGCCGGTACACCGTGCGCGAGCTGCGCCGCCGCAAGGTCGACGTCCGGCTCGGGACGCGTCTGGAGAGCTGCGAGCGCCGGGTGGCGGTACTCAGTGACGGATCCCGGCACCCCACCCGCACCCTGGTGTGGACCGCCGGCGTCAAACCCCACCCGCTCCTCGCGGCGACGGACCTGCCGCGCGACGGGCGGGGCCGACTGCGCTGCACTCCCGAACTCTCCGTCGTGGGCGCACCGCACGCCTGGGCGGCCGGTGACGCGGCGGCCGTACCCGACCTCGCCGTGGGCCCCGTCGTCCAGGAGCCGGCCGCCGGAGCGGGCGCCCCGGCCGAAGAGGACCGCGGCTCCGACCCCGATCCTTCCGCGCGCTCCTCCGCACCACCCGGAGCGCGTGAGTGCGCCCCCAATGCCCAGCACGCCGTCCGCCAGGCGAAGGTGCTCGCCGACAACCTGCTGGCCTCGTTGCGTGGCACCGCACCGCGGCCGTACCGGCACGGCCACGCCGGATCGGTCGCCTCCCTCGGGCTGCACAAAGGGGTCGCGTACATCCACGGGCGCAAGCTGAAGGGCTACCCTGCCTGGCTCATGCACCGCGCTTACCACCTCGGGCGGCTGCCGACCTTCAACCGGAAGGCCCGTGTCCTGGCCGAATGGACCCTCTCGGGCCTCTTCAAACGCGACATCGTCTCCCTCGGCTCGCTGGAGCACCCCCGAGCGGAGTTCGAACTCGCGGCCGGGAGCAAACGCCCGAACGAGTCCTTCTGA
- a CDS encoding MFS transporter, producing MGAALHRIQLGSALAAFGIGFTVPFLYVYVAQVRGLGAGTAGVVLAAFAMAALVVLPVVGRVIDRRGPVPVVLAASLLGAVGALCLGVASTAATAVLSATLLGAGTAVLQPALATMIVWCSTPLTRTRAFTMQFFLQNLGLGVGGLIGGQIVDEHRAGSFLLLFSIEAVMFLVLAGVALTVRLPHSSVVTDQAPDAEGATGGGGMRALLRHRAMVQLCVLGFVLFFACYGQFESGLSAYGVEAAGISPSTLGVALAANTAMIVIAQFAVLKLVEQRRRSRVVALVGLIWTVAWLAAGYAGLGHGSEAMATAAFISTYALFGLGEAMLAPTVAPLVADLAPTRMVGQYNSAFALVKQLALAVGPAVGGPMGATLHGPYIVTFVLFSLLISVLALRLGRVLLPQQDKPEPVGSRVVAVRLPEEEAAPVATEAVPVMGAVEEPARA from the coding sequence ATGGGTGCGGCACTGCACAGGATTCAGCTGGGCAGTGCCCTCGCTGCGTTCGGGATCGGATTCACGGTCCCCTTCCTCTATGTCTACGTGGCGCAGGTGCGTGGACTGGGTGCGGGCACGGCGGGGGTCGTCCTCGCCGCGTTCGCGATGGCGGCGCTGGTCGTCCTGCCTGTCGTGGGACGGGTGATCGACCGGCGCGGGCCGGTTCCCGTCGTGCTGGCCGCGTCCCTGCTGGGCGCGGTGGGCGCGCTCTGCCTGGGGGTCGCCTCGACCGCGGCTACCGCGGTGCTGTCGGCGACGCTGCTGGGCGCCGGTACGGCGGTGCTCCAGCCGGCGCTCGCCACGATGATCGTCTGGTGCTCCACGCCGCTGACCCGCACCCGCGCCTTCACCATGCAGTTCTTCCTGCAGAACCTCGGGCTCGGCGTGGGTGGGCTCATAGGCGGCCAGATCGTGGACGAGCACCGGGCGGGGTCGTTCCTGCTGCTCTTCTCGATCGAAGCGGTGATGTTCCTGGTACTGGCCGGAGTCGCCCTCACCGTGCGGCTGCCGCACAGCTCCGTCGTGACGGACCAGGCTCCTGACGCGGAGGGGGCCACCGGCGGCGGGGGGATGCGGGCGCTGCTGCGCCATCGCGCCATGGTGCAGCTGTGCGTGCTCGGCTTCGTGCTGTTCTTCGCCTGCTACGGCCAGTTCGAGTCGGGGCTCTCCGCCTACGGCGTGGAGGCGGCCGGGATATCCCCGTCGACGCTGGGCGTGGCCCTGGCGGCCAACACCGCGATGATCGTGATCGCGCAGTTCGCGGTCTTGAAGCTGGTGGAGCAGCGCCGGCGCAGCCGGGTCGTGGCCCTGGTCGGGCTGATCTGGACGGTGGCGTGGCTGGCCGCCGGTTACGCCGGTCTCGGTCACGGCAGCGAAGCCATGGCGACGGCTGCCTTCATCTCCACGTACGCGCTCTTCGGGCTCGGCGAGGCGATGCTGGCGCCGACGGTGGCGCCGCTGGTGGCGGACCTGGCCCCGACACGGATGGTGGGGCAGTACAACTCGGCCTTCGCGCTGGTGAAGCAGTTGGCGCTGGCCGTCGGTCCCGCGGTGGGCGGGCCGATGGGGGCGACGCTGCACGGGCCGTACATCGTGACGTTCGTGCTGTTCTCGCTGCTGATATCGGTGCTGGCGCTGCGGCTGGGGCGCGTGCTGCTGCCGCAGCAGGACAAGCCGGAACCGGTGGGGTCCCGGGTGGTCGCGGTGCGCCTGCCCGAGGAGGAGGCCGCACCGGTGGCCACCGAGGCCGTACCGGTCATGGGCGCGGTCGAGGAGCCGGCGCGGGCGTAG
- a CDS encoding SCO6880 family protein gives MTTSSHSITPRRTYLIGRARPNAVIGKNRETGEIVLIVFGAFLGMMCGLLVPTLSVRIALLAGLPMIALAAVYVPYKGRTFYRWFEINRSYKRMLRRGTAYRSSAAEAGVRLDGREVAVGPPPGIGRINWLAAPFGPDEIAVLLHADRRTVTAAIEIEGPGVGLRDSEDQEALVDRFGTLLKHVANGDGFVTRIQMLARTLPADPDAHAKDVAQRGDSRSPGWLRSSYDQLQSMVSTSSEQHRAYLVACMHHSRELASEANAMARASRRQGGGRRLDRDAGLAVVMARELTDICSRLQEADIRVRQPLGQSRLSSLIHSMYDPDHPIDHIQAMSQRNAWPAELDAVEPTFLKAKTRESTTRAPWCHATAWVKEWPMTPVGVNFLAPLLVHTPDVIRTVAVTMDLEPTEVAIERMLTEKTNDEADASRAAKMNRTVDPRDAAANSRLDQRGDDLASGAAGVNLVGYITVSSRSPEALARDKRTIRASAGKSYLKLEWCDREHHRAFVNTLPFATGIRR, from the coding sequence TTGACGACGTCGTCCCACTCGATCACTCCCCGCCGGACCTATCTCATCGGCCGCGCCCGCCCCAACGCCGTCATCGGCAAGAACCGTGAGACCGGCGAGATCGTCCTCATCGTCTTCGGGGCGTTCCTCGGCATGATGTGCGGACTGCTGGTACCGACCCTCTCCGTACGCATCGCCCTTCTCGCCGGCCTGCCGATGATCGCGCTGGCCGCTGTCTACGTCCCCTACAAGGGCCGTACGTTCTACAGGTGGTTCGAGATCAACCGCAGCTACAAGCGGATGCTGCGCCGCGGCACCGCCTACCGCTCCTCCGCCGCCGAAGCCGGTGTCCGCCTCGACGGCCGCGAGGTCGCCGTCGGCCCGCCACCCGGCATCGGCCGCATCAACTGGCTCGCCGCGCCCTTCGGCCCGGACGAGATCGCCGTCCTGCTCCACGCCGACCGTCGGACCGTCACCGCCGCCATCGAGATCGAGGGCCCGGGCGTCGGCCTGCGCGACTCCGAGGACCAGGAAGCCCTCGTCGACCGCTTCGGCACCCTGCTGAAGCACGTCGCCAACGGCGACGGCTTCGTCACCCGCATCCAGATGCTGGCCCGCACCCTCCCCGCCGACCCGGACGCCCATGCCAAGGACGTCGCCCAGCGCGGCGACTCCCGCTCCCCCGGCTGGTTGCGCAGCTCGTACGACCAGCTCCAGTCGATGGTCTCCACCTCCAGCGAGCAGCACCGCGCCTACCTCGTCGCCTGCATGCACCACTCCCGCGAACTGGCCTCCGAGGCCAACGCCATGGCCCGCGCCTCCCGTCGCCAGGGCGGCGGCCGCCGCCTGGACCGCGACGCCGGACTCGCCGTGGTCATGGCCCGCGAGCTCACGGACATCTGCTCGCGTCTCCAGGAGGCGGACATCCGCGTCCGCCAGCCCCTCGGCCAGAGCCGCCTCTCCTCGCTGATCCACTCCATGTACGACCCCGACCACCCCATCGACCACATCCAGGCCATGTCCCAGCGCAACGCCTGGCCCGCCGAACTCGACGCCGTCGAGCCGACCTTCCTCAAGGCGAAGACCCGCGAGTCCACCACCCGCGCCCCCTGGTGCCACGCCACCGCGTGGGTGAAGGAATGGCCGATGACCCCGGTGGGCGTCAACTTCCTCGCCCCTCTGCTCGTCCACACACCGGACGTGATCCGCACCGTCGCGGTCACCATGGACCTCGAACCGACCGAGGTCGCCATCGAGCGCATGCTCACCGAGAAGACCAACGACGAGGCGGACGCCTCCCGCGCCGCGAAGATGAACCGCACCGTCGACCCGCGCGACGCCGCCGCTAACTCGCGCCTCGACCAACGCGGCGATGACCTGGCCAGCGGCGCGGCCGGGGTGAACCTCGTCGGCTACATCACGGTCTCCTCCCGCAGCCCCGAAGCCCTCGCCCGCGACAAGCGCACCATCCGCGCCTCGGCCGGAAAGTCGTACCTGAAGCTGGAGTGGTGCGACCGCGAGCATCACCGCGCCTTCGTCAACACCCTGCCCTTCGCCACCGGCATCCGCCGCTGA
- a CDS encoding ATP-binding SpoIIE family protein phosphatase, translated as MNFTRWSPRFPGTQRRTTRRADTGAVPAARAGTAPTGPALRLEDLPVRAVLDRVPALVAVLQGPAHHIAYVNDAYTEAFGARPVGGPADETMPELEELGLLPLLDQVLRSGRPRTVKSRRLPGGRSYTFTCTPVAVPVTGDGGARPEDGTTQSAESGVLVFAADVTDQADAAERLRASERRQRETAVTLQRSLLPQELEQPDDLRIAATYQPGGADAAVGGDWYDVITLGGGRTALVIGDVMGRGVRAAAVMGQLRTAVRAYARLDLPPHEVLQLLDGLATEIDPSQIATCVYAVHDPNEGRLVYASAGHLPILVRDEHGTIHRAPEPTGPPLGTGGWLHTSDTIPLAPGSTAVLYTDGLVERRDADIDEGLHLLEAALAGATGSPKVVCDRLMRALGVTETHDDDVAVLVLQHPARTGGDAELFRNAALDLLGGVEAAPRARAFASGVLTSWRFPSDLHDLGVLAASELVANSLQHGTPPMRLRLRRTDRRLIIEVTDGDDHLPRRRRAEAGDEAGRGIAIIATIASSWGSRRTPGGGKSVWCEFALPAA; from the coding sequence GTGAACTTCACACGATGGAGCCCCCGGTTCCCCGGCACCCAACGCCGCACCACCCGCCGCGCCGACACGGGCGCCGTCCCGGCCGCCCGCGCGGGCACCGCCCCCACCGGCCCCGCCCTACGCCTCGAAGACCTGCCCGTGCGCGCCGTCCTGGACCGCGTCCCGGCCCTGGTCGCGGTCCTCCAGGGGCCCGCACACCACATCGCGTACGTCAACGACGCCTACACAGAGGCGTTCGGCGCCCGCCCGGTCGGCGGCCCCGCCGACGAGACCATGCCCGAACTCGAGGAGCTGGGCCTCCTCCCCCTCCTCGACCAGGTCCTGCGCAGCGGGCGACCGCGCACGGTGAAATCACGCCGACTTCCCGGGGGCCGCTCGTACACCTTCACCTGCACCCCGGTCGCGGTCCCCGTCACCGGCGACGGCGGCGCGCGCCCGGAGGACGGCACCACCCAGAGCGCCGAATCCGGGGTCCTGGTCTTCGCCGCCGACGTTACCGACCAGGCCGACGCCGCCGAACGGCTGCGCGCCAGCGAGCGCCGCCAGCGCGAGACCGCCGTCACCCTCCAGCGCTCCCTGCTCCCGCAGGAACTCGAACAACCCGACGACCTGCGCATCGCCGCCACCTATCAGCCCGGCGGCGCCGACGCGGCGGTCGGCGGCGACTGGTACGACGTGATCACCCTCGGCGGCGGCCGTACCGCCCTGGTCATCGGCGACGTCATGGGCCGGGGGGTCCGCGCCGCCGCCGTCATGGGCCAGCTGCGCACCGCCGTGCGCGCCTACGCCCGGCTCGACCTGCCCCCGCACGAGGTGCTCCAGCTCCTCGACGGACTCGCCACCGAGATCGACCCCAGCCAGATCGCCACCTGCGTCTACGCCGTTCACGACCCCAACGAGGGCCGCCTCGTCTACGCCTCCGCCGGCCACCTGCCGATCCTCGTCCGCGACGAGCACGGCACCATCCACCGTGCGCCGGAACCCACCGGTCCGCCGCTCGGCACCGGCGGCTGGCTGCACACCTCCGACACCATTCCGCTCGCCCCCGGCTCCACCGCCGTCCTCTACACCGACGGCCTGGTCGAACGCCGCGACGCCGACATCGACGAGGGTCTCCACCTCCTCGAAGCCGCCCTTGCCGGAGCCACCGGCAGCCCCAAGGTCGTCTGCGACCGCCTGATGCGCGCCCTCGGCGTCACCGAGACCCACGACGACGACGTCGCCGTCCTCGTCCTCCAGCACCCCGCCCGCACCGGCGGCGACGCCGAACTCTTCCGGAACGCCGCACTCGACCTGCTCGGCGGCGTCGAGGCCGCACCCCGCGCCCGTGCCTTCGCCTCCGGGGTCCTGACCAGCTGGCGCTTCCCGTCCGACCTGCACGACCTCGGCGTGCTGGCCGCCAGCGAACTGGTGGCCAACTCCCTCCAGCACGGCACACCGCCGATGCGCCTGCGCCTGCGCCGGACCGACCGCCGCCTGATCATCGAGGTCACCGACGGCGACGACCACCTCCCGCGCCGCCGTCGCGCCGAGGCGGGCGACGAGGCCGGACGCGGCATCGCGATCATCGCCACCATCGCCTCCAGCTGGGGCAGCAGACGCACACCCGGCGGCGGCAAGTCCGTCTGGTGCGAATTCGCCCTCCCCGCGGCCTGA
- a CDS encoding ATP-binding protein: MRDPLTALTETFTSFLFGKVETTRLPVRTSTGQAQAVYLPTAAPGLGDSGVIIGREVYSGKGYIYDPFQLYGQQLPAPHWLVLGESGNGKSALEKTYVLRQLRFRDRQVVVLDAQGEDGVGEWNLIAEQLGITPIRLDPTAALDMGIRLNPLDPSITTTGQLALLRTIIEVAMGHGLDERSGFALKVAHAYVTNSVTDRQPVLTDIVEQLRHPKPESAEAMNVAIDDVRAWGLDVALVLDRLVDGDLRGMFDGPTTVGIDLDAPLIVFDLSHIDRNSIAMPILMAIVGVWLEHTWIRPDRKKRIFLVEEAWHIINSPFVAQLFQRLLKFGRRLGLSFVAVVHHLSDVVDGAAAKEAAAILKMASTRTIYAQKADEARATGRVLGLPRWAVEIIPTLTPGIAVWDVNGNVQVVKHLITETERPLVFTDRAMTESSFDPDDLGFNADLLAAEQEAEERAAQMEQQVRAHYPDAGHPESTSTVA; this comes from the coding sequence ATGCGCGATCCGCTGACCGCCCTGACGGAGACGTTCACCTCGTTCCTCTTCGGCAAGGTGGAGACGACCCGGCTGCCCGTCCGAACCTCCACCGGACAGGCGCAGGCCGTGTACCTGCCGACTGCCGCACCCGGCCTCGGCGACTCGGGTGTGATCATCGGCCGGGAGGTGTACAGCGGCAAGGGCTACATCTACGACCCGTTCCAGCTCTACGGCCAACAGCTGCCGGCCCCCCACTGGCTGGTCCTCGGCGAGTCCGGCAACGGCAAGTCGGCTCTGGAGAAGACATACGTCCTGCGCCAGCTGCGCTTCCGCGACCGCCAGGTCGTCGTCCTCGACGCCCAGGGCGAGGACGGGGTCGGCGAGTGGAACCTGATCGCCGAGCAGCTCGGCATAACTCCCATCCGCCTCGATCCGACGGCCGCCCTCGACATGGGCATCCGCCTCAATCCGCTGGACCCCTCGATCACCACCACCGGCCAGTTGGCATTGCTGCGCACCATCATCGAGGTCGCCATGGGCCACGGCCTCGACGAACGCTCGGGCTTCGCCCTCAAGGTCGCCCACGCCTACGTCACCAACTCGGTCACCGACCGCCAGCCGGTCCTCACCGACATCGTCGAGCAACTGCGTCACCCGAAGCCGGAGTCGGCCGAGGCGATGAACGTCGCCATCGACGACGTCCGCGCCTGGGGCCTGGACGTGGCGCTCGTCCTCGACCGGCTCGTCGACGGCGACCTGCGGGGCATGTTCGACGGTCCGACGACGGTCGGCATCGACCTCGACGCCCCCCTCATCGTCTTCGACCTCTCCCACATCGACCGGAACTCCATCGCCATGCCGATCCTCATGGCGATCGTCGGGGTGTGGCTGGAGCACACCTGGATCCGTCCCGACCGCAAGAAGCGCATCTTCCTTGTTGAAGAGGCCTGGCACATCATCAACTCGCCCTTCGTGGCCCAGCTCTTCCAGCGACTGCTGAAGTTCGGCCGACGCCTCGGCCTCTCCTTCGTGGCCGTGGTCCACCACCTCTCCGACGTGGTGGACGGCGCGGCGGCCAAGGAGGCGGCCGCCATCCTCAAAATGGCCTCCACCCGCACCATCTACGCTCAGAAGGCCGACGAGGCCCGTGCCACCGGCCGCGTCCTGGGCCTGCCACGCTGGGCCGTGGAGATCATCCCGACGCTGACGCCAGGCATCGCGGTATGGGACGTCAACGGGAACGTGCAGGTCGTCAAGCACCTGATCACGGAGACGGAACGCCCCCTGGTCTTCACCGACCGGGCCATGACCGAGTCGTCCTTCGACCCGGACGACCTGGGATTCAACGCGGACCTCCTCGCCGCGGAACAGGAGGCGGAGGAGCGAGCGGCCCAGATGGAGCAGCAGGTGCGCGCCCACTACCCGGACGCCGGGCACCCCGAGTCGACGTCCACGGTGGCCTGA
- a CDS encoding type VI secretion protein: MAGAPREHGPAADGAPAQRGVPDGLLIGVLALLLASACLVWTATGLAGLFSHGAWPDGVDFTRTPAALRSLLTAPQDLPAAWPATPPAQLSGWGLFWGLAIGQLLLALTLALAVAFSLARRKAARSNRHAAHAGFSSGPSPVGTATTAEPTLRKHTPKPSTQTSAPHPPAAARPGPSSSSPSPHETEPQPQQQDSVQRSFAAAPPSTPVETMFPSPRAEQAAPLITRSSAYDVGSGPPGATPQLLLGAPDSRLRLAAQALQEAEGAALVVTSHPALWAETKDARAKLGPVHLYDPSHRCDAPNRLRWSPTSGCHEMPTAASRAVALLAPVRPLSTLDSAVADTAQTLLRCFLHAAETADKGVKHLHRWAQGGQLQEAVTVLRTHPRAAAGSAGELESALTAHPVRRDQALQLTAKALGSLSSVHIRNACGANRADAAAVESFVAERGSLYVVGESVEDPKSHPGAVPLVTAFASYVVEHGRRVAARSPAGRLDPPALLVLEDLAAVAPFPELPGLLTAAPLEGIHPLVLLRSQEQARSRWPGQSLLSKPTE; the protein is encoded by the coding sequence ATGGCCGGCGCTCCCCGTGAACACGGCCCCGCGGCCGATGGAGCCCCCGCCCAGCGCGGTGTCCCCGACGGCCTGCTGATCGGCGTCCTGGCCCTTCTCCTCGCCTCGGCCTGCCTGGTGTGGACAGCGACGGGACTCGCCGGCCTCTTCAGCCACGGCGCGTGGCCGGACGGCGTGGACTTCACCCGCACACCGGCGGCCCTGCGCTCCCTGCTCACCGCACCGCAGGACCTGCCTGCCGCCTGGCCCGCGACCCCGCCCGCGCAACTCTCCGGCTGGGGCCTGTTCTGGGGCCTGGCCATCGGCCAGCTCCTCCTGGCCCTCACCCTGGCACTGGCCGTCGCCTTCTCCCTCGCCCGCCGCAAAGCCGCCCGCAGCAACCGACACGCGGCCCACGCCGGCTTCTCCTCGGGTCCCTCTCCCGTCGGCACAGCGACCACCGCCGAACCGACCCTCCGGAAACACACGCCCAAACCCTCCACACAGACTTCCGCACCACACCCCCCGGCCGCAGCCAGGCCAGGGCCGTCCTCCTCCAGTCCCTCCCCTCACGAGACCGAGCCCCAGCCGCAACAGCAGGACTCCGTACAGCGATCCTTCGCGGCTGCCCCTCCGAGCACCCCCGTCGAAACGATGTTCCCCTCTCCACGAGCGGAACAAGCCGCTCCCCTGATCACTCGTTCGAGTGCTTACGACGTCGGCTCCGGTCCTCCGGGAGCCACCCCGCAACTCCTGCTGGGCGCCCCGGACTCCCGCCTGCGCCTGGCGGCTCAAGCCCTCCAGGAGGCCGAGGGCGCCGCACTGGTCGTCACCTCCCACCCGGCCCTCTGGGCCGAGACCAAGGACGCCCGCGCGAAGCTCGGCCCGGTCCACCTGTACGACCCGTCCCACCGCTGCGACGCCCCTAACCGGCTCCGCTGGTCCCCGACCAGCGGTTGCCACGAGATGCCCACGGCCGCGTCCAGGGCCGTCGCCCTCCTCGCACCGGTCAGACCGCTCTCCACCTTGGACTCTGCCGTCGCCGACACCGCCCAGACGCTGCTCCGCTGCTTCCTGCACGCCGCGGAGACCGCGGACAAAGGCGTCAAGCACCTCCACCGCTGGGCCCAGGGCGGTCAGCTCCAGGAGGCGGTCACGGTCCTCCGTACGCACCCCCGCGCGGCGGCCGGCAGCGCCGGCGAGCTGGAGAGCGCCCTCACCGCCCACCCCGTACGCCGCGACCAGGCACTCCAGCTCACCGCCAAGGCTCTCGGCTCGCTCAGCTCCGTCCACATCCGCAACGCGTGCGGGGCGAACCGAGCCGATGCGGCGGCCGTGGAGTCATTCGTCGCCGAAAGGGGCAGCCTCTACGTGGTGGGGGAGTCCGTGGAGGACCCCAAGTCCCATCCGGGTGCGGTACCTCTGGTCACCGCGTTCGCCTCATACGTGGTCGAGCACGGCCGCCGCGTGGCCGCACGGTCACCCGCCGGCCGGCTCGACCCACCAGCTCTCCTGGTCCTCGAGGACCTGGCCGCGGTCGCTCCCTTCCCCGAGCTTCCCGGCCTTCTTACGGCGGCTCCCCTCGAAGGCATTCACCCCCTCGTCCTGCTCCGCTCCCAGGAACAGGCCCGGAGCCGCTGGCCGGGCCAGTCGCTCCTCTCGAAGCCCACGGAGTGA
- a CDS encoding MarR family winged helix-turn-helix transcriptional regulator: protein MAETPDAEPSIEEQIAAYQREFQDLDPQVEQIVSALGRLNRRMSVAYNRQTAALDLTNAEWEVLKALVLSGAPYRLGPGELAKRLGLTPAAMTHRIDRMVAAGLVTRDRDEANRVRVIIEITGEGREKWLDAMRLATVFEEELLQDLDDGERGKLGEVLTRLLRRVEDAQPDAEGRLADLD from the coding sequence ATGGCCGAAACCCCTGACGCCGAGCCGTCCATCGAGGAGCAGATCGCCGCCTACCAGCGGGAGTTTCAGGACCTCGACCCCCAGGTGGAGCAGATCGTCTCGGCTCTGGGGCGCCTCAACCGGCGGATGAGCGTCGCCTACAACCGGCAGACGGCCGCCCTCGACCTCACCAACGCGGAGTGGGAGGTCCTCAAGGCCCTCGTCCTCTCCGGCGCCCCCTATCGACTGGGCCCCGGAGAACTGGCCAAGCGCCTGGGGCTCACGCCGGCCGCCATGACCCACCGCATCGACCGCATGGTCGCCGCGGGCCTGGTCACCCGGGACCGCGACGAGGCGAACCGCGTACGGGTGATCATCGAGATCACGGGAGAGGGCCGGGAGAAGTGGCTGGACGCCATGCGGCTCGCCACGGTCTTCGAGGAGGAGCTGCTCCAGGACCTCGACGACGGCGAACGCGGCAAGCTGGGCGAGGTGCTCACCCGGCTGCTGCGCAGGGTCGAGGACGCCCAGCCGGACGCCGAGGGCCGGCTCGCAGACCTGGACTGA